In a genomic window of Neisseria flavescens:
- a CDS encoding heme biosynthesis protein HemY translates to MKTVVWIVILFAAAVGLALASGIYTGNVYVVVEQTMLRINLHAFVLGLLLSVFVLYFLIKFVFGLLNIPARMQRFGIARKGRQASASLNSAGLAYFEGRFEKAEQEAAKVLQNKEAGDNRTLALMLGAHAADQMENFELRDRYLHEIEHLPQKQQLSRHLLLAESALSRRDYPTAAQNLEAAAKINSNLSRLVRLQLRYAFDHGDASDVLAKAEKLVKAGAINDYEAEQYQNWAYRRLLSEVTDAGSLKACLKHIPESMKSGELCVAIAEKYERLGLYADAVKWVKTHYPQTRQPELLEAFVESVRFLSEREQQKAIDLADSWLQEQPDNAPLLMYLGQLAYGRKLWGKAQGYLEASIALQPSVSAHLVLARVFDETDQPQKAQEQRNLVLESVAEEEHPAALPQPN, encoded by the coding sequence ATGAAAACCGTCGTTTGGATTGTCATTCTGTTTGCCGCCGCCGTCGGTTTAGCCTTGGCTTCCGGCATTTATACCGGCAACGTGTACGTCGTGGTTGAGCAAACCATGCTGCGTATCAATCTGCATGCCTTTGTTTTAGGCCTGCTGTTGAGCGTATTCGTCTTGTATTTCCTGATTAAATTCGTGTTCGGCCTCTTGAACATTCCGGCGCGTATGCAACGCTTCGGCATTGCCCGCAAAGGCCGTCAGGCTTCTGCCTCTTTGAACAGCGCAGGTTTGGCATATTTTGAAGGCCGTTTTGAAAAAGCCGAACAAGAAGCCGCCAAAGTCTTGCAAAACAAAGAAGCAGGCGACAACCGCACCCTGGCTTTGATGTTGGGTGCGCACGCGGCCGACCAAATGGAAAACTTCGAATTGCGCGACCGCTACCTGCACGAAATCGAACACCTGCCACAAAAACAACAGCTTTCCCGTCATCTTTTGCTGGCCGAATCTGCACTGAGCCGCCGCGATTATCCGACTGCCGCACAAAACCTTGAAGCCGCAGCAAAAATCAATAGCAACTTAAGCCGCCTGGTCCGACTGCAATTGCGTTATGCCTTTGATCACGGCGATGCTTCAGATGTTTTGGCAAAAGCAGAAAAACTGGTTAAAGCCGGCGCCATCAACGATTACGAAGCCGAACAGTATCAAAATTGGGCATATCGCCGTCTCTTAAGCGAAGTAACCGATGCAGGCAGTCTAAAAGCTTGTTTGAAACACATTCCTGAAAGCATGAAATCGGGCGAATTGTGTGTCGCAATTGCCGAAAAATACGAGCGTTTGGGTTTGTATGCCGATGCGGTCAAATGGGTTAAAACCCATTATCCGCAAACCCGCCAGCCTGAGCTCTTGGAAGCTTTTGTCGAATCCGTGCGTTTCCTAAGCGAGCGCGAGCAACAAAAAGCCATCGACTTGGCAGATTCTTGGCTGCAGGAGCAACCAGACAATGCACCGCTGTTGATGTATCTTGGCCAACTGGCTTACGGACGCAAACTTTGGGGCAAAGCCCAGGGCTACCTCGAAGCCAGCATCGCCTTGCAACCCAGCGTATCCGCACATTTGGTCTTGGCCCGCGTGTTTGATGAAACCGACCAACCGCAAAAAGCGCAAGAACAACGCAATCTGGTTTTGGAAAGCGTGGCCGAAGAAGAACATCCGGCAGCCCTTCCTCAACCCAATTAA
- a CDS encoding ferredoxin--NADP reductase has product MAAFNTQKVLSVHHWTDAYFTFTCTRDESLRFENGQFVMVGLMVDGKPLMRAYSVASANWEEHLEFFSIKVQDGPLTSRLQHLKVGDDVLISKKPTGTLVAGDLNPGKHLYLLSTGTGIAPFLSITKDPDVYEQFEKIILVHGVRYKKDLAYYDRFTKELPEHEYLGDLVKEKLIYYPIVSREEYVHQGRLTDLMRSGKLFEDIGLPKINPQDDRAMLCGSPAMLKDTCSVLDEFGLTVSPKTGVRGDYLIERAFVDQ; this is encoded by the coding sequence ATGGCAGCATTCAACACCCAGAAAGTCTTGTCTGTACACCACTGGACCGACGCTTACTTCACTTTCACCTGTACCCGTGACGAATCTTTGCGCTTTGAAAACGGCCAATTCGTCATGGTCGGCTTGATGGTAGACGGCAAACCGCTGATGCGCGCATACAGTGTGGCTTCTGCCAACTGGGAAGAGCATCTGGAATTTTTCAGTATCAAAGTACAAGACGGCCCATTGACCAGCCGCCTGCAACACCTTAAAGTCGGCGACGATGTGCTCATCAGTAAAAAACCGACCGGTACACTGGTTGCCGGCGACCTGAATCCGGGCAAACACCTATACCTCTTGAGCACCGGTACCGGCATCGCTCCTTTCTTGAGCATTACCAAAGACCCTGATGTTTACGAACAATTCGAAAAAATCATCTTGGTTCACGGCGTACGCTACAAAAAAGACTTGGCATACTACGACCGCTTCACCAAAGAATTGCCCGAACACGAATACTTGGGCGACTTGGTTAAAGAAAAACTGATTTACTACCCAATCGTTTCACGCGAAGAATATGTACACCAAGGCCGTCTGACTGATTTGATGCGCAGCGGCAAACTCTTCGAAGACATCGGCCTGCCTAAAATCAATCCGCAAGACGACCGCGCTATGCTGTGCGGCAGCCCAGCCATGTTGAAAGACACCTGCAGCGTCTTGGACGAATTCGGACTGACCGTTTCTCCGAAAACCGGCGTTCGCGGCGACTACTTGATTGAACGCGCATTCGTCGATCAATAA
- a CDS encoding uroporphyrinogen-III C-methyltransferase encodes MPQRSQAVNPVEDNKDTQQVANTAAPASERSENTRPSEQIKPTQPQRVEASMPESNNLPQNNAPVIIKQSGGKALAAGATVLALLSLGASGFLFVQGQNVLKNQELEFNQKIDKAALGESENASLLKDNLNRQTAIQAELDRLNNGQKNNSDQILQTQKAYQELLKGRINWLVDEAESMLNTASQQLMLSGNLQGAVSVLEHIDSRLSRFEQPELIPIKQAISNDLAALKNRPYVDISATALRIDRLETGISGLPLVLDGVLKPGAAPVEAANSGTWWENTWEKSLNALKGLVEVRHLDSNDAMLISPDQTYFIRENLRLRLLDARIALLQHNGEVYQSDLNNVEASVKQYFDSKSPATQSWLKELAELKALDVRMISDDSLKASLSAVRAYQEGSRIQMTTEEAAQTQDAEKTASAPAATTEQATTAAPAAASAPQSLEAPALPSENKKEPAAEAAKPQNQTKPAAKIKGEQA; translated from the coding sequence ATGCCACAAAGGAGCCAAGCAGTGAACCCAGTTGAAGACAATAAAGATACCCAACAAGTTGCCAATACGGCAGCTCCGGCGTCTGAACGTTCTGAAAACACCAGGCCGTCTGAACAAATCAAACCTACCCAACCTCAGCGAGTGGAGGCGAGCATGCCCGAGTCCAACAATCTCCCACAAAACAACGCCCCTGTTATCATCAAACAATCTGGCGGCAAAGCCTTGGCCGCAGGTGCAACCGTCTTGGCACTGCTTAGCTTGGGTGCGAGCGGATTCCTGTTTGTACAGGGTCAAAATGTTTTAAAAAACCAAGAGCTCGAATTCAACCAAAAAATCGACAAAGCTGCATTGGGCGAGTCTGAAAACGCCAGCCTTCTAAAAGACAACCTCAACCGCCAAACCGCTATTCAAGCCGAGTTAGACCGCCTGAACAACGGTCAAAAAAACAATAGCGATCAAATCCTGCAAACGCAGAAAGCTTATCAAGAGTTACTCAAAGGCCGTATCAACTGGCTGGTCGACGAAGCCGAATCGATGTTGAACACTGCTTCGCAACAATTGATGCTGTCAGGCAACCTTCAAGGCGCGGTCAGCGTATTGGAACACATCGACAGCCGCTTAAGCCGTTTTGAACAGCCTGAGCTTATCCCCATCAAACAAGCCATCAGCAATGATTTGGCCGCGCTGAAAAACCGTCCTTATGTCGATATTTCCGCCACTGCCTTGCGTATCGACCGTTTGGAAACCGGTATTTCCGGACTGCCTTTGGTTTTGGACGGCGTATTGAAACCGGGTGCTGCGCCTGTCGAAGCCGCCAATTCAGGAACTTGGTGGGAAAACACATGGGAAAAATCCCTCAATGCCCTCAAAGGCTTGGTTGAAGTCCGTCATCTGGACAGCAACGACGCCATGTTGATTTCACCCGATCAAACCTACTTCATCCGTGAAAACCTGCGCCTGCGCCTTTTAGATGCGCGCATTGCCCTGTTGCAACACAACGGCGAAGTGTATCAAAGCGATTTGAACAACGTTGAAGCAAGCGTGAAGCAATACTTCGACAGCAAATCCCCTGCTACCCAGTCATGGCTGAAAGAGTTGGCCGAACTCAAAGCCCTTGATGTCCGCATGATTTCAGACGACAGCCTGAAAGCCAGCTTGAGCGCTGTTCGCGCTTATCAAGAAGGTTCGCGTATACAAATGACGACCGAAGAAGCTGCACAAACCCAAGATGCCGAGAAAACCGCTTCCGCTCCGGCTGCAACTACCGAGCAAGCCACGACTGCAGCACCGGCTGCCGCTTCCGCTCCTCAATCTCTGGAAGCACCTGCTTTGCCGTCTGAAAACAAAAAAGAACCGGCCGCCGAAGCTGCCAAACCACAAAACCAAACCAAGCCTGCTGCCAAAATTAAAGGAGAGCAAGCATGA
- the msbA gene encoding lipid A export permease/ATP-binding protein MsbA, producing the protein MQTTQATSNWELYKRLLGYLKSYWKMFIVSVVAMLIVAGTMPAFGYLLKPLINEGFVDKNMKSMSWLPLAIVALFFVRGLFNFINEYCTTYLSSHLVQRLRGEMFNKMMHLPTSYFSSNTGGRLMSRILSDVNQITDAGFNVITVIAKDGVSVVGLLGLLTYLNWRLTLITFIILPVVAVCIQTVSKRLRKLSANNQIYLGQLMQVLGESINGERVVKIYGGQDYENRRFNRIADDVRRNLLKQVSASSAGTGITQLMASVALAAIIYAAARQAGLSGFSAGDFMSFLSSMLMMFDPIKRMTGVMQSLQRGLAAAESVFTFLDQPEESNEGKQILSPNPGDIEFCDVVHRYPEAERNSLNHINLLVPQGKVTALVGASGCGKTTLANMLPRFLNPDEGKVLIGGVNINEYTLESLRSRMAFVSQNVVLFNGTIAENIAYAQAGNFSEEEIINVAKAANAWEFIQKMPQGLHTEVGENGLKLSGGQRQRLAIARALLKNAPILILDEATSALDNESERLVQTALENLMQNRTTLVIAHRLSTIEKADNIVVMHEGNVVEQGTHHELINAGGRYSDLHSLSEKSAKPASK; encoded by the coding sequence ATGCAGACAACACAAGCCACATCCAACTGGGAGCTGTACAAGCGTTTGCTTGGATATTTAAAAAGCTATTGGAAGATGTTTATCGTCTCCGTAGTGGCCATGCTGATTGTCGCCGGTACGATGCCGGCTTTCGGTTATTTGCTCAAACCTTTGATTAATGAAGGCTTTGTCGATAAAAACATGAAAAGCATGTCATGGTTGCCGCTGGCAATTGTGGCGCTGTTTTTCGTTCGCGGCCTGTTCAACTTCATTAACGAGTATTGCACGACTTATCTGTCCAGCCACTTGGTGCAGCGTTTGCGCGGTGAAATGTTCAACAAAATGATGCACCTGCCGACTTCGTATTTCAGCAGCAATACCGGTGGCCGTCTGATGTCGCGCATTTTAAGCGACGTCAACCAAATTACCGATGCAGGATTTAACGTCATTACCGTGATCGCCAAAGACGGCGTGAGCGTGGTCGGCCTATTGGGCTTACTGACTTATCTAAACTGGCGTTTGACCCTGATTACTTTTATTATTTTGCCGGTCGTCGCCGTATGTATCCAAACGGTCAGCAAACGCTTGCGCAAATTGTCTGCCAACAACCAAATTTATCTTGGCCAGCTGATGCAGGTTTTGGGCGAAAGCATCAATGGTGAACGTGTTGTAAAAATCTACGGCGGTCAAGATTATGAAAACCGCCGCTTCAACCGCATTGCCGACGATGTGCGCCGCAACCTGCTCAAACAGGTTTCCGCCAGCTCTGCCGGTACCGGTATTACACAATTAATGGCTTCGGTTGCACTGGCTGCGATTATTTACGCAGCGGCACGCCAAGCAGGGCTTTCAGGATTTAGTGCAGGCGATTTTATGTCGTTTTTGTCCAGCATGCTCATGATGTTTGACCCCATCAAACGTATGACCGGCGTGATGCAATCCCTGCAACGCGGTTTGGCGGCGGCTGAAAGTGTCTTCACCTTTTTGGATCAACCCGAAGAAAGCAACGAAGGCAAACAGATTCTCAGCCCAAATCCTGGCGATATCGAATTTTGCGATGTTGTACACCGCTATCCTGAAGCCGAACGCAACAGCTTGAACCACATCAACCTGCTTGTACCGCAAGGCAAAGTGACTGCATTGGTCGGCGCATCAGGCTGCGGTAAAACCACTCTGGCCAATATGTTGCCGCGCTTCCTCAATCCGGATGAAGGCAAGGTTTTGATTGGCGGCGTCAACATCAATGAATATACACTTGAAAGCCTGCGCAGCCGCATGGCATTCGTCAGCCAAAACGTTGTCCTGTTTAATGGTACGATTGCTGAGAATATTGCCTATGCTCAGGCCGGTAACTTCAGCGAAGAAGAAATTATCAATGTTGCAAAAGCCGCCAATGCTTGGGAATTTATCCAAAAAATGCCGCAAGGTTTGCACACTGAAGTTGGTGAAAACGGTTTAAAACTGTCCGGCGGCCAACGTCAACGCCTCGCCATTGCGCGTGCGCTTTTGAAAAATGCGCCGATTTTGATTTTGGACGAAGCCACCAGCGCATTGGATAATGAATCCGAACGTTTGGTACAAACCGCATTGGAAAACCTGATGCAAAACCGTACCACATTGGTGATTGCCCACCGACTTTCAACCATCGAAAAAGCCGACAACATCGTTGTCATGCACGAAGGCAATGTAGTCGAACAAGGCACTCATCATGAATTAATCAACGCAGGCGGACGCTATTCCGACCTGCACAGCCTCAGCGAAAAATCAGCCAAACCGGCAAGCAAGTAG
- the thrC gene encoding threonine synthase — protein MKYISTRGETAHKPFSEVLLMGLAPDGGLMLPEHYPQIGRETLDKWRGLAYPELAFEIMRLFVTDIPEDDLRDILNRTYTEAAFGTKEITPVRTLSDGIKIQALSNGPTLAFKDMAMQFLGNAFEYVLNKEGKKLNILGATSGDTGSAAEYALRGKKGVNVFMLSPDGKMSAFQRAQMYSLQDGNIHNIAVKGMFDDCQDIVKAVQNDAAFKEKYHIGTVNSINWGRIVAQVVYYFAGYFKATQSNDEQVSFCVPSGNFGNVCAGHIAKQMGLPIRRLIVATNENDVLDEFFKTGAYRPRNSEHTYVTSSPSMDISKASNFERFVFDLMDRDPQEINTLWAEVAAGKGFDLQFALEKVGGKYGFTSGKSTHADRLATIKQVYGQDQELIDPHTADGVKVAREVREEGEMVVCLETALAAKFDATIREAVGDVAIPRPAALEGLESLPQRVQTVPNSADAVKGIIEQTLN, from the coding sequence ATGAAATACATCAGCACGCGCGGCGAAACCGCACACAAACCGTTCAGCGAAGTTTTATTGATGGGGCTGGCACCCGACGGCGGCCTGATGCTGCCGGAACATTATCCGCAAATCGGGCGCGAAACCTTGGACAAATGGCGCGGTTTGGCTTATCCCGAATTGGCGTTTGAAATCATGCGCCTGTTCGTTACGGATATTCCGGAGGACGATTTGCGCGATATTCTGAACCGTACTTACACGGAAGCGGCGTTCGGTACTAAGGAAATCACCCCCGTCCGCACGCTTTCAGACGGCATCAAAATCCAAGCCTTATCCAACGGCCCGACGCTGGCGTTCAAAGATATGGCGATGCAGTTTTTGGGCAATGCGTTTGAATATGTTTTAAACAAAGAAGGCAAAAAACTCAATATCTTGGGCGCAACCAGCGGCGATACGGGTTCGGCTGCGGAATATGCCTTGCGCGGTAAAAAGGGCGTGAATGTATTTATGTTGTCACCCGACGGTAAGATGAGCGCGTTCCAACGCGCGCAAATGTACAGCCTGCAAGACGGAAATATCCACAATATCGCCGTGAAGGGGATGTTTGACGACTGTCAGGACATTGTGAAGGCGGTGCAGAACGATGCCGCGTTCAAGGAAAAATACCATATCGGTACAGTCAATTCGATCAACTGGGGACGCATCGTCGCGCAAGTGGTTTATTACTTTGCCGGCTATTTCAAAGCGACGCAAAGCAATGACGAGCAAGTCAGCTTTTGCGTGCCAAGCGGCAACTTCGGCAACGTTTGCGCGGGACATATCGCCAAACAAATGGGCTTGCCCATCCGCCGCCTGATTGTCGCGACCAATGAAAACGATGTGTTGGACGAGTTTTTCAAAACCGGCGCATACCGCCCGCGCAACAGCGAGCATACTTATGTTACCTCCAGCCCGTCTATGGACATTTCCAAAGCGTCCAACTTCGAGCGTTTCGTGTTCGACCTGATGGATCGCGATCCTCAGGAAATCAATACGCTGTGGGCGGAAGTCGCGGCGGGCAAGGGATTTGACTTGCAGTTTGCCTTGGAAAAAGTCGGTGGCAAATACGGTTTTACCTCCGGCAAATCCACCCACGCCGACCGTCTTGCCACCATCAAACAGGTTTACGGGCAAGACCAAGAACTCATCGATCCGCACACTGCCGACGGTGTAAAAGTTGCCCGCGAAGTGCGTGAAGAAGGGGAAATGGTGGTTTGTTTGGAAACCGCGTTGGCGGCGAAATTCGATGCGACCATACGCGAAGCCGTCGGCGATGTCGCCATTCCGCGCCCCGCCGCGCTGGAAGGTTTGGAAAGCCTGCCGCAGCGCGTGCAAACCGTGCCGAACAGTGCGGATGCGGTAAAAGGCATCATCGAACAAACGCTAAACTGA